In a single window of the Drosophila albomicans strain 15112-1751.03 chromosome 3, ASM965048v2, whole genome shotgun sequence genome:
- the LOC127565490 gene encoding uncharacterized protein LOC127565490 gives MLLENAAYGLLLIQFIALSHLPYGNGKTLADNVAVLDATEAMRSNSTVQPQNATTVNTNSTEIKQSVDATIILSTSKSKHVQHIRRRREYEATIPYDFHTAHMPCDIDSPHILRYIETFPNQCIWMVNVRYQHENLYRIFKLYQLEAHFFGQYAERLKRYEVDPHYFVYS, from the exons atgctgCTTGAAAATGCAGCTTATGGGCTACTTCTGATTCAATTCATTGCATTG tcacatttgccatatggcaatggcaaaacCCTGGCAGACAACGTCGCAGTGCTGGATGCAACTGAAGCCATGCGAAGCAACTCAACTGTGCAGCCACAAAATGCGACCACAGTGAATACAAATAGCACAGAAATTAAGCAAAGTGTGGATGCTACGATAATACTTTCCACCTCAAAGTCTAAGCATGTGCAGCATATTAGGCGTAGGCGTGAATATGAAGCCACGATTCCATACGATTTTCACACAGCGCATATGCCGTGTGATATCGATTCACCTCACATCCTGCGATATATCGAGACGTTTCCCAATCAATGTATTTGGATGGTAAACGTACGATATCAACACGAGAATCTGTATCGCATTTTCAAGCTCTATCAATTAGAAGCACATTTCTTTGGTCAGTACGCTGAGCGCTTGAAGCGCTACGAAGTTGATCCACATTATTTCGTCTACTCATAA
- the LOC117566588 gene encoding calmodulin-like has protein sequence MELNDHERESFEWAFSLLTDDKSGFITQKELVGFLHALGKTASESQMNAMINEVDEDGNGFIDFKEFVTALSRKLSGNLDDDEIRDTFRVYDKENTGFITADQVKTVFFDLDQPIADDEIDEMIRTYDSDGDGMLNYEEFVEMLTTR, from the coding sequence ATGGAATTAAATGATCACGAACGCGAGTCCTTTGAATGGGCATTCTCCTTACTAACCGACGATAAATCTGGTTTCATTACCCAAAAGGAACTCGTTGGGTTTTTGCACGCTTTGGGGAAGACGGCAAGCGAAAGTCAGATGAACGCCATGATCAACGAGGTGGACGAGGATGGTAATGGATTCATCGATTTCAAAGAGTTCGTCACCGCCTTGTCGCGAAAACTGAGTGGAAATCTAGATGATGACGAAATACGCGATACATTTCGGGTGTATGACAAGGAGAACACCGGTTTCATTACCGCCGACCAGGTAAAGACCGTATTCTTCGATTTGGATCAGCCGATAGCAGACGACGAGATTGATGAAATGATTCGCACCTATGATAGCGATGGCGATGGAATGCTGAACTACGAAGAATTTGTCGAAATGTTGACAACCCGTTAG
- the LOC127565489 gene encoding uncharacterized protein LOC127565489: MKLHVNFVYPILMIVFFTLLNLQCCNARNLGNIAEVADNIKANSTNQQNATVVAESSDKQNNTAVIQSKSPKTSRPVSNTALTHILRKKRETEPVMPFDYDTMHLGCDMDQGGLINIIAAFPNHCIWVWNNRFVHEGYYRVFKTYQLEAFFFGQYYERLRRFEVDPHTWDYSSIGKW, translated from the exons ATGAAATTGCACGTGAATTTCGTATACCCGATCCTAATGATCGTCTTTTTTACGCTG ttaaatTTGCAATGCTGTAATGCAAGAAATCTGGGTAATATTGCCGAGGTGGCGGACAACATTAAAGCGAAttcaacaaatcaacaaaatgcCACCGTTGTTGCTGAAAGTTCggataaacaaaataataccgcaGTAATCCAATCAAAGTCACCGAAGACTTCGCGCCCAGTGTCGAACACTGCATTAACTCACATCTTGCGCAAGAAACGTGAAACCGAACCCGTAATGCCCTTCGATTACGATACCATGCACTTGGGATGCGATATGGATCAGGGTGGCCTAATCAATATTATTGCCGCATTTCCGAATCATTGCATTTGGGTTTGGAACAATCGATTCGTGCACGAAGGTTACTATCGCGTCTTTAAGACCTATCAGTTAGAGGCCTTCTTCTTTGGTCAATATTATGAGCGCTTGCGTCGATTCGAGGTGGATCCGCACACCTGGGACTACAGTTCAATTGGTAAATGGTAA
- the LOC127565750 gene encoding neo-calmodulin-like, producing MDPSSEELQEFERAFHMIDQDRVGSFTSKDLGIFMRNLGMKPIEGDLQSMINEIDLDGNGTVEFSEFLLAMSIKMCQMPNDDELRETFRVFDKDNNGFITAGQIRGVFLELNTNLNDEEIDEILREADKDDDGVVSLEDFSKMMYTR from the coding sequence ATGGATCCTTCATCAGAGGAACTACAGGAGTTTGAGCGCGCATTCCATATGATAGACCAAGATCGAGTCGGTTCCTTTACGAGTAAAGATTTGGGTATTTTTATGCGTAATCTGGGCATGAAACCGATTGAGGGCGATTTACAGTCGATGAtcaatgaaattgatttggATGGCAATGGTACGGTTGAGTTTTCCGAGTTCCTTCTCGCAATGTCAATCAAAATGTGTCAAATGCCCAATGACGATGAGCTTCGCGAGACCTTTCGCGTCTTTGACAAAGATAACAATGGCTTTATTACAGCAGGTCAAATTCGCGGAGTATTCCTAGAGCTCAATACGAATCTGAACGACGAAGAGATTGATGAAATCTTACGTGAAGCAGACAAGGATGATGATGGAGTGGTCAGCTTGGAAGATTTCTCCAAAATGATGTACACTAGGTGA
- the LOC117572238 gene encoding uncharacterized protein LOC117572238 — protein MSINLVFLIGLSLLITLSQLQYINARSLATKVNLTNQNNAIRMNTTEQQNENNQTKSLAIFKPISSNALTHIVRKTRETEVNLAVDFNTMHQHCDLDQNRVPVIIDMLMNHCIEIYNKRYESEGYYRLYKTFQLEAFFFGQYYERIKRFEVNPHSWDYSEAYI, from the exons ATGAGCATAAATTTAGTATTCCTGATCGGTTTGAGCTTACTTATTACACTG TCACAACTACAGTACATTAATGCCAGAAGTCTGGCCACTAAAGTCAATTTAACAAACCAAAATAATGCCATCAGAATGAATACTACTGAACAGCAAAACGAGAACAATCAAACTAAATCCCTGGCGATATTCAAACCGATATCGAGCAATGCATTAACTCACATTGTGCGGAAGACGCGAGAGACTGAAGTAAATTTGGCTGTTGACTTCAATACGATGCATCAACATTGCGATCTGGATCAAAATCGAGTGCCTGTCATCATCGATATGTTAATGAACCATTGCATTGAAATCTATAACAAGCGATACGAGAGCGAGGGATATTATCGCCTCTACAAAACCTTTCAGCTGGAGGCGTTCTTCTTTGGCCAATATTATGAGCGCATTAAACGCTTCGAGGTTAATCCGCATTCTTGGGACTACTCGGAAGCTTACATAtag